A window from Betta splendens chromosome 1, fBetSpl5.4, whole genome shotgun sequence encodes these proteins:
- the LOC114862160 gene encoding nephronectin isoform X2, whose product MTETSRFLVVMLHVMASAVADQQKSLRRSAEDARAPAGGRTQPGLCGVAPTASCCSGWKSVNGVCQPTCGSCVNGKCVGPDQCLCSRGYEGARCANDVNECGLPARPCSQRCMNTHGSYRCYCEAGFALGADGHTCTNVDECERDGGACPPPRACRNTFGGFACVCGGGFVAGTLRGAVRCRDEDECLSGSHRCSRHARCLNTGGSYTCRCSEGYHGNGRACRPRRAPQSKAAMYYRYKLSRRTKRRHLSP is encoded by the exons atgacGGAAACAAGCCGGTTCTTGGTGGTAATGCTGCATGTGATGGCTTCCGCTGTGGCCGATCAGCAGAAAAG CCTCCGCAGGTCAGCGGAGGATGCGCGGGCGCCCGCGGGGGGTCGCACGCAGCCCGGACTCTGCGGCGTTGCTCCGaccgcttcctgctgctcggGGTGGAAGAGCGTTAACGGCGTCTGTCAAC CAACATGCGGCTCGTGCGTGAATGGGAAGTGTGTGGGACCGGACCAGTGTCTGTGCTCCAGAGGCTACGAAGGAGCGCGGTGCGCCAACG ATGTGAACGAGTGCGGTTTGCCGGCGAGGCCGTGTTCCCAGCGCTGCATGAACACGCACGGGAGCTACCGCTGTTACTGCGAGGCCGGATTCGCGCTGGGCGCCGACGGACACACCTGCACCA ACGTGGACGAGTGCGAGCGGGACGGCGGCGCGTGTCCGCCGCCGCGCGCCTGCAGGAACACCTTCGGCGGCTTCGCCTGCGTGTGTGGCGGCGGCTTCGTGGCGGGGACGCTCCGGGGCGCCGTGCGCTGTCGAG ATGAGGACGAGTGCCTGAGCGGGTCCCACCGGTGCAGCCGCCACGCGCGCTGCCTCAACACGGGCGGCTCCTACACCTGCCGGTGTTCGGAGGGTTACCACGGCAACGGTCGCGCCTGCCGGCCCAGGAGAGCCCCGCAGTCCAAGGCCGCCATGTACTACAGGTACAAGCTCTCCAGAAGGACCAAGCGAAGACATCTGTCACCTTAG
- the LOC114862160 gene encoding nephronectin isoform X1, whose amino-acid sequence MTETSRFLVVMLHVMASAVADQQKSLRRSAEDARAPAGGRTQPGLCGVAPTASCCSGWKSVNGVCQPTCGSCVNGKCVGPDQCLCSRGYEGARCANDVNECGLPARPCSQRCMNTHGSYRCYCEAGFALGADGHTCTREATCFSLRCQFGCQTARGGALSCLCPPGLRLAADNKTCEDVDECERDGGACPPPRACRNTFGGFACVCGGGFVAGTLRGAVRCRDEDECLSGSHRCSRHARCLNTGGSYTCRCSEGYHGNGRACRPRRAPQSKAAMYYRYKLSRRTKRRHLSP is encoded by the exons atgacGGAAACAAGCCGGTTCTTGGTGGTAATGCTGCATGTGATGGCTTCCGCTGTGGCCGATCAGCAGAAAAG CCTCCGCAGGTCAGCGGAGGATGCGCGGGCGCCCGCGGGGGGTCGCACGCAGCCCGGACTCTGCGGCGTTGCTCCGaccgcttcctgctgctcggGGTGGAAGAGCGTTAACGGCGTCTGTCAAC CAACATGCGGCTCGTGCGTGAATGGGAAGTGTGTGGGACCGGACCAGTGTCTGTGCTCCAGAGGCTACGAAGGAGCGCGGTGCGCCAACG ATGTGAACGAGTGCGGTTTGCCGGCGAGGCCGTGTTCCCAGCGCTGCATGAACACGCACGGGAGCTACCGCTGTTACTGCGAGGCCGGATTCGCGCTGGGCGCCGACGGACACACCTGCACCA GGGAGGCCACGTGTTTCTCCCTGCGTTGCCAGTTTGGTTGTCAGAcggcgagggggggggcgctcaGCTGCCTGTGCCCCCCCGGCCTCCGCCTGGCCGCTGATAACAAGACCTGTGAAG ACGTGGACGAGTGCGAGCGGGACGGCGGCGCGTGTCCGCCGCCGCGCGCCTGCAGGAACACCTTCGGCGGCTTCGCCTGCGTGTGTGGCGGCGGCTTCGTGGCGGGGACGCTCCGGGGCGCCGTGCGCTGTCGAG ATGAGGACGAGTGCCTGAGCGGGTCCCACCGGTGCAGCCGCCACGCGCGCTGCCTCAACACGGGCGGCTCCTACACCTGCCGGTGTTCGGAGGGTTACCACGGCAACGGTCGCGCCTGCCGGCCCAGGAGAGCCCCGCAGTCCAAGGCCGCCATGTACTACAGGTACAAGCTCTCCAGAAGGACCAAGCGAAGACATCTGTCACCTTAG